The window AGGGGGGCTAAAGGCGCCCCCCTCAGGCGCACGCACATGTCGTGCGCCTTCACCCCCGACCTCGGCGGCTTTGCCGCCGCCTCGCCCCTCGGGCTCGGGAGCTCTCTAGGACCAAAGATGTCCCGAGTCAAGACTTCTTCAGCAACCTGCTAGCTGTCTATTTCGAGAGGGGCTACGGGCCCCTGACTGCGCGTCCCGGGCTGAGCGCCCCTCTCCGGCCCAGGAAGCGTGGTTCTTGGGCCTCCTCTCCCGTCGCGGCGACTGAGCCGCCGCCGGGCCGGGAGCGCCCAGCCCTCTCGGGCCCGGAAGCAGGTTGCCGATAAGGTCCTCAGCAACCTGCTAGCAAGAGCACCGGCCGCGACGCCTTGCGGCCCGCCAAGGCTTGCAATAACCTGCCCGCTGCCCCATCCGCTCGAGCCCGACAGGAGACCCCATGACCGATCCGCGCTACCAGCAGCTGGCCAAGAACCTCGTCCACTACTCCTGTGCCCTCGAGCCCGGCGAGAAGGTCCTGATCGAGGCGATCGACATCCCCGAAGCCTTCACCCTCGAGCTCATCCGGACCGTCGGCGCGGCCGGCGCCATCCCCGTCGTCACCCTCAAGAGTCAGGCCGTCTGGCGAGCCCTGATGCTGGCCGCCAGCGCGGAGCAAATGCAGCTCATCGGCGAGACCGAGGCCCATCGCATGAAGCAGGTCCAGGCCTACATCGGGGTGCGCGGCAATCCCAACATCGCCGAATGGTCCGACGTGCCGAAGGACAAGATGAACCTTTACAACGACCTGTGCTGGCGGCCGGTGCACCTCGACATTCGCATCAAGGAGCATCGCTGGGTCGTGCTGCGCTGGCCGAGCCCGTCGATGGCACAGCTCGCCAACTGCTCGACGGAAGCTTTCGAGGACTTCTACTTCCGGGTCTGCAACCTCGACTACAGCCGCATGGCCAAGGCGATGGAGCCGCTGGTCGAGCTGATGGAACGCACCGACCGGGTGCGCCTGGTGGCCCCGGGGACGGACCTGCGCTTCAGCATCCGGGACATTCCCGCCATTCCGTGCGATGGCCGCGCCAACATCCCCGATGGCGAGGTGTTCACGGCCCCGGTGCGCGACAGCATCGCAGGCACCATCCAGTTCAACTCCCCGACCATCTACCAGGGCGTGGCTCACAACGACATCCGCCTGGAGTTCGAAAACGGCAGGATCGTCGCCGCCAGCAGCAACGACACCGCCCACCTCGAGCAGGTTCTCGACACCGACGAGGGATCGCGTTACGTCGGTGAATTCGCCATCGGCTTCAATCCCCACATCACCACCCCGATGCGCGACATCCTGTTCGACGAGAAGATCGCCGGCAGCATCCATCTCACCCCCGGCAACGCCTACGAAGAGGCATTCAACGGCAACCGCAGCCAGATCCACTGGGACTTGGTGTTGCGGATGGATCCGCAGGTGGGCGGCGGCGAGATCTGGTTCGACGACCGCCTGATCCGCAAGGACGGCCAGTTCGTCATCGACGAGCTCCTCGACCTCAACCCGGACCGTCTCCTAGCAGGCTGCTGAGAAGCCGCGTGGCGGCTTGTTGGGAAAGGAGGTCCTGTTTGGGTCCCCTTGCTATGAAACAAGCATGGTGCTATTTTCGTAGCACAACAGAGGAGGACGCCCGATGAGCGAACCGATCTACGACCAGTTGAGCCGCCGAGAGAGACAGATCATGGACATCCTGCTCGAGCTGCGCGAGGCCTCCGCCGAAACCGTCCGCGGCCGCCTCCCCGAGGCGCCGAGCTACTCGGCGGTGCGGGCGATGCTGGTCAAGCTCGAGGAGAAGGGCGTCATCGACCACATCGAGCGCGACCTGCGCTACGTCTATCGCCCGGCGGTGTCGCGCCGAGCGGCGCAGCGCTCGGCCGCTTCCCGCCTGCTGAGGGTCTTCTACGACAGCTCCCTGGCCCAGGCCGTCCGTGGGCTGCTCGACACCAGCGCCGATCGCCTCTCCGACGAAGAGCTCGATCAGGTCGCCCGCATGATCGATCGAGAACGCCAGCGCCGGAGGTCCGAATGAGCCTCATCCACCAACTCGGTCAGCTCTTCGCGGCCGAGCCCCTCGTCCGACTGCCGTTTCAAGCGTCCCTGCTCTTGATCGCCGCCTTCGCCGCGGCCTCGCTGCTGCGTCGACGCTCGGCGAGCACCCGCCACGGCCTTTGGCTCGCCACCGTTCTCGGTCTGTTGCTGCTGCCGGCAGCCACCCTCTGGTCACCATCCCTCGAGCTCGCGGTGCTACCGCCGGCGCAACCCAGCAAACCGATCGAGTGGGCGCCCGTCGAGCCACAAGCTCCACCGCCGCCCCGCGAAGCCGCCGGCGTCCGGACACCGGCACCCGAGGCCACGACGGCCAAAGGGCCAACGCGCCGGCCGGCCGGCGTCACCCTCGAGCAGGCCGCCCTCGCCCTCTACGGCGCCGGCGCCCTGGCGGTGGTTTTCTCCTTCGTCTTCGGCCTGGGCAGCGCCCGCCGCCTGGTGCGCCAGGCCAAAACGCCGGCAGCGGAGGCGGAGCTGGCGCTGCTCTTCGCCCAGCTCGCTGGACCGCGGGCGCGGGTCCGTTTGCTGATCAGCGAGCACCTCGAGGTGCCGATCACGGTGGGTCTCTGGCGACCCGCCATCCTCCTGCCAGCGGAAGCCGGGAGGTGGACGAAAGCGGCCCAGCGGCAGGCCCTGATCCACGAGCTGGCCCATATCGAACGGCGTGACTGGCTGGCCCAGGTGGTGGCGACCGTCGCCTGCGCCGCCTACTGGTTTCACCCCCTGGTCTGGCTCGCGGCGCGCCGCCTGAGCCTCGAGGCGGAGCACGCCGCCGACGATCGCGTTCTGCTCGGCGGTGCCGAGCCGACCCGCTACGCCGATCAGCTCGTCGCCCTGGCGCGGCGCCTTCGTCCCACCCCCGTCACCACCCTACCGATGGCCCGCCGCAGCCAACTTCCGGTGCGCGTGCGCTCCATCTTGGACTCGAAACAGAGGAGAACTCCCATGAATGAGCTCCGCAAGATCGCTCTCTCTTTGTTGTGCGTCGCCGTCGTCGGCCTGCTCGCCGGAGTGCGAGTCACCCCGGCGATCGCTTCCAGCGACGATTCCGGAATACTGCAAGCGGTGGCGTCCGGCGACGTCGCCGCCGCCGAAGCCCTGCTCGCCGAGGGAGCCGACGTCAACCTGCGGGTCGCCGGCCAGGGCACGCCGCTGATCGTCGCCGCCGTCGGCGGCAGCGAGGCCATGGTCGCCATGCTGCTCGATGCCGGCGCCGATGTCGGTCTCACCGAGACCGCCGGACCCCGCGGTCCGTGGCTGCAGCGCTCCGCCCTCACCACCGCCGCCGCCGCCGGCCATCTGGCGGTCGTCGACATGCTCCTCGAGGCCGGTGCCGAGGTCGATCTGGCGCCCCGCGGCGACGCCACCGCCCTGATCGAGTCGATCCGCTCGGGGCACCCGGACGTCGCCTATCGCTTGCTCGACGCCGGTGCCGATCCGGACAAGCGCATCGCCGGCGACGGCAGCCCCCTGATCGCCGCCGCCGCCCTCGGAGACCGAGATCTGGTCGCAGAGCTCCTGCGCCGCGGCGCCAAGCCCAACGGGAACGTGGCCGGCGACGGCAATCCCCTGATTCAAGCCGCTCGCCAGGGCAACTCCGAGGTCGTCGAGCTGCTGATCGCCTCCGGCGCCGAGGTCGAAGGTCTCAGTGACGGCGACGGCAGCCCCCTGATCCAAGCCGCGGCGCGCGGCGATCGCGCCCTCGTCGAGCAGCTCCTCGACGCCGGCGCCGACCCCAACCAGGCCGCCGAAGGCGACGGCAACCCGCTGATCCGGGCCGCGGCCGCCGGCGATATCGAGCTCGCCGAGGCGCTCCTCGATCGCGGTGCCGACATCGACCGCGGAGTCGACGGTGACGGCAATGCCATGATCCAGGCGGCGGCGCGCGGCGACCTCGCCATGCTCGAGGCACTGATCGCCCGCGGCGCCAACGTCAACCGCGGGGTGCGCGGCGACGGCAGTCCCTTGATCGCCGCCGCCGCCCGCGGTCACGTCGACGCCCTCGAGCTGCTGATCCGCTCCGGGGCCGAGGTCGACCAGGTGGTCAAGGGAGACGAAAACGCCCTGATCCAAGCCTCCGCCAGGGGTCATCTGGAGGCGGTTCAGTTTCTCCACTCGGCCGGCGCCGACGTCAACGCCCGAGTGCGCGCCGACGGCGAGATTCGCACCCCCCTCAACCGCGCCGAGCTCTTCGGCCACCAGGAGGTCGCGGCTTACCTCCGCTCGGCGGGAGCCCGTCCGTAAGGCCCACGCCCTCAACCCGAAGTCTCCAAATGCGTAAGCTTGTTCAGCGGTGGTGCGAGGGGGAGCCTCGTCCACCGCTGAGCTCCGCTTCGCTCACAGCTCGGTTCGCCGCCCGCCCGGTAGGGCGGGGTCGGCGAGGCACCACCGCTGGAGGACTTGCCATGGCCCGATGGCTGATCGCCGCGTTCCTGCTTTTCCCGTCCCTTCCTACACTGGCGTCGGACCGCGTACCCGGCGATCGCTGGATGGCCTACGCCAACCCCGCCGAGGCGGGCTTCGACGTCGCCGCCCTGGCCGCTGCCGAGGAACGCTGGCGGGAGCTCTCGTCGTCGGCCTTCATGGTGATCGCCGACGGTGCCGTGGTCGCCTCCTGGGGCGAGACCGATCGCCGCTTCATGTGCCACTCGGTGCGCAAGAGCTTCCTTTCGGCGCTCTACGGCATCTACTGGGATCGCGACCAGATGGAGCTCAACAAGACCCTCGCCGACGTCGGTATCGACGACCTCGGCGACGGCCTCCTGGAGAGCGAAAAACAGGCCCGGATCCTGGATCTGCTGAAAGCTCGCTCGGGCGTTTTCCACCCTGCCGCCTATGCCGGCCGCACCGACTCCCGGCCGCGCGGCAGCGAAGGTCCCGGACGCTACTTCGCCTACAACAACTGGGACTTCAACACCCTCGCGACGATCCTCGAGAAGGAGACCGGTGACACCGTCTTCGAAGCCTTCGACGAGCACTTCGCCAGGCCCCTCGCGATGGAAGACTGGCGCCTCAGCGACGGCTACTTCCACTACGAGCGAGACAAGTCCGAGCACCCCGCCTACCCCTTCCGCATGTCGGCCCGGGATGCCGCCCGCTTCGGGCTGCTGTTCGCCCGCGACGGACGCTGGGGGGATGAGCAGATCCTGTCGCGCCAGTGGGTGCGGCGCAGCACCGCCCTCTACTCGAAGGACAACGAGCAGTTCGGCTACGGCTT is drawn from Acidobacteriota bacterium and contains these coding sequences:
- a CDS encoding ankyrin repeat domain-containing protein; the encoded protein is MSLIHQLGQLFAAEPLVRLPFQASLLLIAAFAAASLLRRRSASTRHGLWLATVLGLLLLPAATLWSPSLELAVLPPAQPSKPIEWAPVEPQAPPPPREAAGVRTPAPEATTAKGPTRRPAGVTLEQAALALYGAGALAVVFSFVFGLGSARRLVRQAKTPAAEAELALLFAQLAGPRARVRLLISEHLEVPITVGLWRPAILLPAEAGRWTKAAQRQALIHELAHIERRDWLAQVVATVACAAYWFHPLVWLAARRLSLEAEHAADDRVLLGGAEPTRYADQLVALARRLRPTPVTTLPMARRSQLPVRVRSILDSKQRRTPMNELRKIALSLLCVAVVGLLAGVRVTPAIASSDDSGILQAVASGDVAAAEALLAEGADVNLRVAGQGTPLIVAAVGGSEAMVAMLLDAGADVGLTETAGPRGPWLQRSALTTAAAAGHLAVVDMLLEAGAEVDLAPRGDATALIESIRSGHPDVAYRLLDAGADPDKRIAGDGSPLIAAAALGDRDLVAELLRRGAKPNGNVAGDGNPLIQAARQGNSEVVELLIASGAEVEGLSDGDGSPLIQAAARGDRALVEQLLDAGADPNQAAEGDGNPLIRAAAAGDIELAEALLDRGADIDRGVDGDGNAMIQAAARGDLAMLEALIARGANVNRGVRGDGSPLIAAAARGHVDALELLIRSGAEVDQVVKGDENALIQASARGHLEAVQFLHSAGADVNARVRADGEIRTPLNRAELFGHQEVAAYLRSAGARP
- a CDS encoding aminopeptidase; the protein is MTDPRYQQLAKNLVHYSCALEPGEKVLIEAIDIPEAFTLELIRTVGAAGAIPVVTLKSQAVWRALMLAASAEQMQLIGETEAHRMKQVQAYIGVRGNPNIAEWSDVPKDKMNLYNDLCWRPVHLDIRIKEHRWVVLRWPSPSMAQLANCSTEAFEDFYFRVCNLDYSRMAKAMEPLVELMERTDRVRLVAPGTDLRFSIRDIPAIPCDGRANIPDGEVFTAPVRDSIAGTIQFNSPTIYQGVAHNDIRLEFENGRIVAASSNDTAHLEQVLDTDEGSRYVGEFAIGFNPHITTPMRDILFDEKIAGSIHLTPGNAYEEAFNGNRSQIHWDLVLRMDPQVGGGEIWFDDRLIRKDGQFVIDELLDLNPDRLLAGC
- a CDS encoding BlaI/MecI/CopY family transcriptional regulator, producing MSEPIYDQLSRRERQIMDILLELREASAETVRGRLPEAPSYSAVRAMLVKLEEKGVIDHIERDLRYVYRPAVSRRAAQRSAASRLLRVFYDSSLAQAVRGLLDTSADRLSDEELDQVARMIDRERQRRRSE